The Carassius carassius chromosome 34, fCarCar2.1, whole genome shotgun sequence genome has a segment encoding these proteins:
- the LOC132115053 gene encoding fibroin heavy chain-like: MATGQGSGQGAGQGSGQGAGQGSGQGAGQGAGQGAGQGAGQGAGQGSGQGAGQGRGSGQGAGSGQGAGQGAGSGQGAGQGAGSGQGAGQGSGQGAGQGSGQGAGQGSGQGAGQGSGQGAGQGQGSGQGAGQGRGSGQGAGSGQGAGQGQGSGQGAGQGQGSGQGAGQGQGSGQGAGQGQGAGQGQGSGQGAGQGQGSGQGAGQGQGSGQGAGQGQGSGQGAGQGQGSGQGAGQGQGSGQGAGQGQGSGQGAGQGQGSGQGAGQGQGSGQGAGQGQGSGQGAGQGQGSGQGAGKGQGAGQGSGQGAGQGSGQGAGQGSGQGQGAGQGSGQGQGAGQGSGQGSGQGSGQGVGQGTGFGQGSGYGQGTGSGQGVGQGSGYGQGTGSGQGVGSGISALCKFLSMRPGHLQY, from the exons atggcca ccggtcagggaagcggacagggcgccggtcagggaagcggacagggcgccggtcagggaagcggacagggcgccggtcagggcgccggacagggcgccggtcagggcgccggacagggcgccggtcagggaagcggacagggcgccggtcaGGGTCgaggaagcggacagggcgccggaagcggacagggcgccggacagggcgccggaagcggacagggcgccggacagggcgccggaagcggacagggcgccggacagggaagcggacagggcgccggacagggaagcggacagggcgccggacagggaagcggacagggcgccggacagggaagcggacagggcgccggacagggtcagggaagcggacagggcgccggtcaGGGTCgaggaagcggacagggcgccggaagcggacagggcgccggacagggtcagggaagcggacagggcgccggacagggtcagggaagcggacagggcgccggacagggtcagggaagcggacagggcgccggacagggtcagggcgccggacagggtcagggaagcggacagggcgccggacagggtcagggaagcggacagggcgccggacagggtcagggaagcggacagggcgccggtcagggtcagggaagcggacagggcgccggtcagggtcagggaagcggacagggcgccggtcagggtcagggaagcggacagggcgccggacagggccagggaagcggacagggcgccggacagggccagggaagcggacagggcgccggacagggccagggaagcggacagggcgccggacagggccagggaagcggacagggcgccggacagggccagggaagcggacagggtgccGGCAAGGGACAGGGCgccggccagggaagcggacagggcgccggccagggaagcggacagggcgccggccagggaagcggacagggccagggcgccggccagggaagcggacagggccagggtgccggccagggaagcggacagggtagtggtcagggaagcggtcagggcgtGGGTCAGGGAACTGgttttggtcagggaagcggctatggccagggaactggtagtggacagggagttggtcagggaagcggctatggccagggaactggtagtggacagggagttgg